From Pseudorca crassidens isolate mPseCra1 chromosome 15, mPseCra1.hap1, whole genome shotgun sequence, one genomic window encodes:
- the NCOA5 gene encoding nuclear receptor coactivator 5 isoform X1 — translation MNTAPSRPSPTRRDPYGFGDSRDTRRDRSPIRGSPRREPRDGRNGRDARDSRDMRDPRDLRDHRESRDIRDHRDSRSMRDARDMRDPRDFRDLRDSRDFRDHRDPMYDRYRDMRDSRDPMYRREGSYDRYLRMDDYCRRKDDSYFDRYRDSFDGRGPPGPESQSRAKERLKREERRREELYRQYFEEIQRRFDAERPVDCSVIVVNKQTKDYAESVGRKVRDLGMVVDLIFLNTEVSLSQALEDVSRGGSPFAIVITQQHQIHRSCTVNIMFGTPQEHRNMPQADAMVLVARNYERYKNECREKEREEIARQAAKMADEALLQERERGGPEEGLRGGHPPAIQSLINLLADNRYLTAEETDKIINYLRERKERLMRSSADSLPGPISRQPLGATSGASLKTQPSSQTLQSGQVLPSATPTPAAPPTSQQELQAKILSLFNSGTVAANSSSASPSVAAGNTQNQNFSIAANSQPQQRSQASGNQPPNILGQAGSARNMGPRPGAPSQGLFGQPSTRLAPASNLASQRPVSSTGINFDNPSVQKALDTLIQSGPALSHLVSQTTAQVGRPQAPMGSYQRHY, via the exons atgaatacGGCTCCATCAAGACCCAGCCCCACACGAAG GGATCCATATGGCTTTGGAGACAGCCGAGATACAAGACGCGATCGATCCCCCATTCGAGGAAGTCCAAGAAGAGAGCCCAGGGATGGCAGAAATGGCCGGGATGCTCGAGATAGCAGAGACATGCGAGACCCCCGAGATTTGCGGGACCACAGAGAGAGCAGAGACATTCGGGATCACAGAGACAGCAGAAGTATGCGTGATGCTCGGGACATGAGGGATCCTAGAGACTTTCGTGACCTAAGAGACTCTAGGGATTTTCGAGATCACCGGGACCCCATGTATGACAGATACAGAGATATGAGAGACTCCCGAGATCCCATGTACAG GAGAGAAGGCTCTTACGACCGATACCTGCGAATGGATGACTACTGCAGGAGGAAGGATGACTCTTACTTTGACCGTTACAGAGATAGCTTTGATGGACGAGGCCCTCCAGGCCCAGAAAGTCAGTCTCGTGCAAAAG AGCGTTTGAAACGTGAGGAACGGCGTAGAGAAGAGCTTTATCGTCAGTATTTTGAGGAAATCCAGAGACGCTTTGATGCTGAGAGGCCTGTTGATTGTTCTGTGATTGTGGTCAACAAGCAGACTAA AGATTATGCTGAATCTGTGGGGCGGAAGGTTCGAGACCTAGGCATGGTAGTGGACTTGATCTTCCTCAACACAGAGGTGTCACTGTCACAAGCCTTGGAGGATGTTAGCAGGGGAGGGTCTCCCTTTGCTATTGTCATCACCCAGCAACACCAGATTCACCGCTCCTGTACAGTCAACATCATGTTTGGAACCCCACAAG AGCATCGCAACATGCCCCAGGCAGATGCCATGGTGCTGGTGGCCAGAAATTATGAGCGCTATAAGAACGAGTGCCGGGAGAAGGAACGCGAGGAGATTGCCAGACAGGCGGCCAAGATGGCCGATGAAGCCCTCCTCCAGGAAAGAGAGCGGGGAGGCCCTGAGGAGGGACTGCGCGGGGGGCACCCTCCAGCCATCCAGAGCCTCATCAACCTGCTGGCCGACAACAGGTACCTCACTGCTGAAGAGACTGACAAGATCATCAACTACCTTCGAGAGCGGAAGGAGCGGCTGATGAGGAGCAGCGCCGACTCTCTGCCTG GCCCGATTTCCCGTCAACCACTCGGGGCGACCTCGGGTGCCTCGCTGAAGACACAGCCAAGCTCCCAAACGCTCCAGAGCGGCCAAGTGCTCCCCTCTGCTACACCCACTCCAGCGgcaccccccacctcccagcaaGAGCTTCAGGCCAAAATCCtcagcctcttcaatagtggCACGGTTGCGGCCAATAGCAGCTCTGCATCCCCCTCAGTTGCTGCCGGAAACACCCAGAACCAGAATTTTTCCATAGCAGCGAACAGCCAGCCTCAGCAAAGATCACAGGCCTCTGGCAATCAGCCTCCAAACATTTTGGGACAGGCAGGATCTGCTCGGAACATGGGCCCCAGGCCTGGGGCTCCTTCCCAAGGGCTCTTTGGCCAGCCTTCCACTCGCCTGGCACCCGCCAGCAACTTGGCTAGCCAGAGGCCCGTGTCTTCCACAGGTATCAACTTTGACAATCCAAGTGTACAGAAGGCTCTGGACACTCTGATACAGAGTGGCCCTGCTCTCTCCCACCTGGTTAGCCAGACCACAGCACAGGTGGGGCGGCCCCAAGCCCCCATGGGATCATACCAGAGGCATTACTGA
- the NCOA5 gene encoding nuclear receptor coactivator 5 isoform X2 — MNTAPSRPSPTRRDPYGFGDSRDTRRDRSPIRGSPRREPRDGRNGRDARDSRDMRDPRDLRDHRESRDIRDHRDSRSMRDARDMRDPRDFRDLRDSRDFRDHRDPMYDRYRDMRDSRDPMYRREGSYDRYLRMDDYCRRKDDSYFDRYRDSFDGRGPPGPESQSRAKERLKREERRREELYRQYFEEIQRRFDAERPVDCSVIVVNKQTKDYAESVGRKVRDLGMVVDLIFLNTEVSLSQALEDVSRGGSPFAIVITQQHQIHRSCTVNIMFGTPQEHRNMPQADAMVLVARNYERYKNECREKEREEIARQAAKMADEALLQERERGGPEEGLRGGHPPAIQSLINLLADNRYLTAEETDKIINYLRERKERLMRSSADSLPGELRGRAEARFPVNHSGRPRVPR, encoded by the exons atgaatacGGCTCCATCAAGACCCAGCCCCACACGAAG GGATCCATATGGCTTTGGAGACAGCCGAGATACAAGACGCGATCGATCCCCCATTCGAGGAAGTCCAAGAAGAGAGCCCAGGGATGGCAGAAATGGCCGGGATGCTCGAGATAGCAGAGACATGCGAGACCCCCGAGATTTGCGGGACCACAGAGAGAGCAGAGACATTCGGGATCACAGAGACAGCAGAAGTATGCGTGATGCTCGGGACATGAGGGATCCTAGAGACTTTCGTGACCTAAGAGACTCTAGGGATTTTCGAGATCACCGGGACCCCATGTATGACAGATACAGAGATATGAGAGACTCCCGAGATCCCATGTACAG GAGAGAAGGCTCTTACGACCGATACCTGCGAATGGATGACTACTGCAGGAGGAAGGATGACTCTTACTTTGACCGTTACAGAGATAGCTTTGATGGACGAGGCCCTCCAGGCCCAGAAAGTCAGTCTCGTGCAAAAG AGCGTTTGAAACGTGAGGAACGGCGTAGAGAAGAGCTTTATCGTCAGTATTTTGAGGAAATCCAGAGACGCTTTGATGCTGAGAGGCCTGTTGATTGTTCTGTGATTGTGGTCAACAAGCAGACTAA AGATTATGCTGAATCTGTGGGGCGGAAGGTTCGAGACCTAGGCATGGTAGTGGACTTGATCTTCCTCAACACAGAGGTGTCACTGTCACAAGCCTTGGAGGATGTTAGCAGGGGAGGGTCTCCCTTTGCTATTGTCATCACCCAGCAACACCAGATTCACCGCTCCTGTACAGTCAACATCATGTTTGGAACCCCACAAG AGCATCGCAACATGCCCCAGGCAGATGCCATGGTGCTGGTGGCCAGAAATTATGAGCGCTATAAGAACGAGTGCCGGGAGAAGGAACGCGAGGAGATTGCCAGACAGGCGGCCAAGATGGCCGATGAAGCCCTCCTCCAGGAAAGAGAGCGGGGAGGCCCTGAGGAGGGACTGCGCGGGGGGCACCCTCCAGCCATCCAGAGCCTCATCAACCTGCTGGCCGACAACAGGTACCTCACTGCTGAAGAGACTGACAAGATCATCAACTACCTTCGAGAGCGGAAGGAGCGGCTGATGAGGAGCAGCGCCGACTCTCTGCCTGGTGAGCTACGTGGCAGGGCCGAG GCCCGATTTCCCGTCAACCACTCGGGGCGACCTCGGGTGCCTCGCTGA